ACTCGTGTGtcctttcttgacttcatctttacTCGAGTTGTATCAACTCTCAAATGTATGTCACTTTGTATAGAAGCATCTGCTAAATTACATTGTAGAATGATGAAAGTCTGCTGTATTAGAAGCGTGGACTACGTGTACTTTGAGGTTTTAGTGTGTCCCAGAAAGGGAGACCTGTGACACACGCAAAAAAAACTATGTCAGGTTTAAATCAAACAGTATCAGAAGTGGATATCTCCTGACTGAGAAGCAGTTGAATTCACTTGGAAAATCAAGTACATGGGAGAGAGAATAGTCAACaagcacttaaaaaaatgttatcagtTTCTACTTAACTTAATGCCTTTCTACAGATAAAGAGCACTTCTGACAGATGAGCAGattataatgttttaaatgtttcagctgGGTCAAATGTCAggtattttacatatttagaaTTAATCATAAATCAATCTAATTAATTAAAGATGCATTCATGTATGTTCACCAACATCTCTTGTCACACCTGTGGAATTATAGAGACCTCATATTGAAGATATCATCACATTGTTTAGTTTTCAGTTCTAACAGCATTTTGCccttttgtcattattatttgaCTTCTACTtctttttcatataaaaatcaggagaggagaaaaaacacagacatatgACTTTTCTCTCACCAATTTCATTAAGTCATCCTTCCACAGtttctctacagtatgttggcctcacaggagccaggctgcagtatctgaagagtaacaatgagtttaactgttttcctgaaccaggggtaaaacaaggcataaatcaCAGGGTTAAGACAAGAGTTAAAGAAGAACAGATGTGCCAAAAAGTTTGCAGTTGAATGAGTAATGAAATCGTATCCTGCCAGATTTACACAGTAAAAAGGgcaaaaacacattagaaacacaactaccaaaacaccaagagtcctggctgctttcagctcagatttctttgcagttttagtcactgaaatctgctttgtggcagctgtaatgtgagagcgcatggcacgagcttgagacacagccacaacaaagactcTTGTATACAAAATTATGATGACAGTAATGGGAgcaataaagtttaaaacaagatcaatatCAGCAATTGATGAGTCTGATAACGCCTCACACACGCcatcacaaaaaacaaagatttctttttcaataagatccagattaaaaaataaactattgtaGGCAAAAGAGCAGAGCCATAcgagacaaacacagactttaactctattcacagtgattctggtggtgtaatgcagagggtcacaaatagccaCATGGCGGTCAATTGATATGAGCACCATGTCTCCAACTGAGGCAGAGAGAATAATGTAGGACACATAATAATACAGGGAACACAAAAAGTCACCAAGAAACCAGCAAGATGATATTTGAAATGCTTCCACTGGCATCAGCAGGAGGCCCACAAGCAAgtctgagacagccagagagaggaggaggatgttggtgggtgtgtggagctgcctggaggaaaagagaaaagcatcatTCTACAAAACAAATCTTCatgacaaaataacccaaaaaaaaacttgcaataTTTCATGAAGAGTGACTTATGCATTTGAATGCTTTCTGATCAGCCACATAGTCTCCACATGGTTAAGTTTAGTCAGTTTAGGTAATTAAAAATTACCTACAATATAGAGGAAACAGTGGATAAACAGCGATGTTGACTCCTGGTAGTTCACAGGACCATATTGTGCAGTGTCAAAGTCAGACATTTCAGTGTTATTGTGCAGTCAGTAAGACAGAAGATAAGACTAGTGTTAGAGGAGCAACATTATTCACTACCAATTCAAAGTTCAAATTATTCTATCTACAGCAgttattcacatgtttaaagtACAAAACCTGTGAAGAGAAACTAAAAAGTTCATCTCTGCCTGAAGTGGGAgactgagatgatgatgagcaggttgagGACCGCAGTGAGAACAGAGATGGAGTACAGCACAAATGAGAGCAATGTTTCAGGCCAAGCAGACTGTGGCTTCCAGCAGGAGATATTGCCGAGTTCTGGGAAACAGAGCTCCCAATTATCCCCAACctccatcttcagagatctgcagatagctgcagctctggcagctttctgaacaaaaGAGTCATGAACTGATTTACCTCTCTCACATTCTCATAATTCCACCCCTccttttctgtgtattttggaaCCCTCACCCTCTCTCACCCGCTCTCCTATCacctattttttaaatgtactattTCATCTCCCTTTTCATATTATTGGTCTGCAAAATACTTTTCAGTTACTCAAAAGACCAAAGTAATGTTTAGGGAAATTAGGCTTTTTCATTGAGTCCGCCAAAAACAGCAGGATGTCAACACAAAGGGTTCAAAGGGAAAGAGTAGTTTTGTTGAGAGatttgcattatttattatcatttcaaAGTTATCAACAATCCCCCCCACCCATCTCAGGGTGAGGCCTTCTGAAGATCTCCTTTCCACAAGGAATCCTGAAACAACTGCAATTCGAGACTTCCGGTTTAGCAAATGAGTGGATAGACGTTAAATCAGGAGCTCCCGGTGGATGAAGTGATAAAACATTGAAAAGCCAGAATTCAAACGCACAACCAGAGAAGGGATGAGTGCTAAAAGGgaacttaccaaaaaagaaacggaGAAGAAGCAAAGAGAGCAAGGGAGATAGAAAAGGAGAGGATAGGTCGGAtgccgctaacgctagcatgaAGGCTGGCTTTGACAACGTGTCTAAGCAGATTGGGACCAATAGCGAGGAAAACCGAAAAGAAATGAAGGACATCAGAGAGAGTATTCAAAATCTGGGAAGTATGTTGAGACAAGAACTAGCCACTTTTAAGGAGGAGATGGGCAACAGGTTCGAGGCCATCGACAGGGGAATGGAAGCCCAGGGCAGAGATATCGCAGACATACAAGAGCGCGTGATGGAGACCGAGGAGTGGAACACAGATCTGAAGGGGATCCTCGCCTCTTCCTCAAGCAGCAAAGGAGGCCACAGGAGAAAGTAACTGACTTAGAAGGAAGATCGAGAAGGAACAATATTCGAGTTTGGGGAATACCAGAGGGTGCAGAGAAGGATATGGCACCTGAGTTTATAGGGTGATTGATTCGCGAGGAGCTAGGGAAGATGCCAGTCTACAAATGCAACGTGCTCACAGAGCGTTGGCACCGAGACCTGCACCAGACCCCCAGAGCAATCATTGTCAATTTTCTGCAGTACCAAATCAGGAGGACATCCTCAAAAAGGCCTGGCAGACAAAAATCGAGATTGGGGGAAAGAGAGTGACGTTCGACCACGACTACCCAGCGGAGGTGGCTGCAAATCGCCGTAGCTATGCGGGACTGAAGAGAGTTCTAAAAGGAGAAAGGATTAGGTTCCAGTCACCGCCAACGTCACTGAGCGTCCACTGGCAAGGAGGCGTCCGGACCTATGCTGCCGCACTAAGTCAAAAGGCCGTAACTTCgatttttggcaaaaatgagttattgtcatttttaggcTAATAAACATTAGTGTTATCATGTAGACAAACATCAAGTGTCAGTTCGGTTGTTTTATGGGAGAAATTAGATTATATTTTTGCCGTAACTTAAAAAAGCCAAGAGGAAACTGTGGTAGAAGCCCGTAACTTCAGATACCGCTCTATGCCTTCTTTTCACGCTGCTCCTGAACATTCCAATAAGTTACGGTGCAGTTACGGCACTCTGCCTTATTCTGCCTGACCATTACGTCAAAGTTACTGATTGCCGCGCTGGAGTTACGGTGTTATTACGTCTATGTATGTGCATTTAAATCACCTCAGACACACATTAACTCCAATACAGTGTATTTGCAGTGCTTACTTTTGTTAAGATAATTGACAATCTAGGTGTGAAGATGGCATTTTCTCAAAGAAAAATGATGCTGGAGATGGCTTTGAAGCGTAAATGCCAAGATCAAGGTAAGAATGACACACGGATGCATAAAACAAGATATTCTTGTTGGGAGCATAATATAAAATCCACATAGCTAGCTTTTAGCTAGCGATGCAAACTTTCGTAGCCTAGGCTAACCTACTTCACCAActagacacaaacattttgcagtCCACGTAGCCCTATCCAGTAACAAGCAGTGCATTAAAGCATGTCTGaggatatatattattttacagctCGCAATACAAGGCTAAAtgtacaatgaaataaaatgtgcttCTCAGGCTAGCTCTCGCCTGCCAATGACATTCCACTCACTGAGTGCGGGTTGGTTGGAGCCGCAACTTAGGCTATCACACacagccagacacacacacacacacacacagcagcagcagcagaaatgtAGTAATTAGCAGCCTACCTTTTGTCGAACCCTGGTTAAAATCCATGCCAAACCACCGACAAGAAAACAAATCCATTTAATCCACTACGAGTTTCAAAAACGTGCAGCCACTGCACTCCCAGGTTGTTCAAGCTTAGCTGTCAATTCTATCTAGCTCGCATTAGCTAGATGTGTTAGTAAGTGGAGATATTAAAAGGCTGATCGCGCAAAGCAGACAGTTTCCTTACTGTAGATCAATGTTACGTCTTGATTTGCcaagtaagaaaacaaaatagatTAACATTGGACGAATCCCACCATGTGACTTGTTGATGCCACGGTGTCACGTTGTGACCAGGTCACGGAATGTTTACACTTCCTACAAGCCCGGATTGGTCAAACAGATTTCCCAGCAGGCCATGTTGTTTtgtaaatgttgagaataaaacaaaataaaacaagtagttgtgtaattaaaatcacaaagttacctgtctgtgcgtgtttgaagcaggtgtatgcatgtgtgaggagtgtgtgcacttacgcgcatgtgtgtgtgtgtgtgtatctgtaactgtaatcacatcaaagatcaaaggcaatcaaatcaaagcaatcaactgaattaactgacaccacctgttaaagtttcgaaagagtgacagcagccagaggtggactggaatttctggcctcgaacagaaagcatttttggcaaaaccataatacctatcattgattcgacttcactttgagcgtcctgagttcttcctgaacgtctacatatgtttttatttcagaaaaatgaaaaaatagctttgttagagcgatctaaaaaaacgtttccatatccctttttcaaatatctcccTGCCTGTCTTTATTAATTATGATATCTCATGATTTAACcttatttttctgaaaatagAGATGCACCTATCCACCAAATACAATGTATTTTGGAGCTGTTTGAAAACTGCCCTGTGTGCCAGAGGGTCTGTAATGTCACCAGAAGAAGGATTGGTACCTATCTGTGAAATAGCAGTGTCCTCATTGTGAGTTTCAAAGACAATGGAGCTGTCAGCCTCTTGTGGGATCCACCCCAGCTggaaacctaaacctaaacttTCTGCTGCGGTTTACTTCAGCGGGGCATCGTTTGTCAAACTGGAAAGGGTATGTGTAAAGCATaaaacagtttttcatgtaaattGCATGTTGCTATTGTTTCAATACAGAAGTATATCAGAAAAAGACTCCCATAAGGCAATTTCACCAGTATTTAAAGAAATGTAAGGTGTGAAGCTGAATAactgataaatatatttttgtatgacatcAGATCTTCGGGGCAATGCAGTTGAAGTTATTTAAGTATGATAGCTTCAGAAGACATGCCAGGACTTTCCTTGAGCCAGCCATCATGCGTAAGTGGAGGATGGAGCAAGATGCGATGTTGCAGCGCCTCAGTCAAGAACAGAGTGTCATTGTTGGTGGTGATATGAGGGCTGATTCACCAGGTACTTTACTTATCACAACTTTGCATTGTTTTTAGACATGGCGATAAAAAGGACCCTTTGCctgaataaaagtaatttattttcttgaaaTTCGTTCTCTAAATTTATGTTCTCAGGACTCTGTGCCAAATACAGCAGCTACACTTTGATGGACCTGACAGTCATCGATATCCAGCTAGAGCAGGTTGGTTAGAATGTATGAGTATGGTTCAGCCATTGTAAatgaacatattttgttacaattAACACTCACATCTACGGATTATGTAACCTTTCCCTCTCTTACTTGTCTTTTTAATCAGAGCAATGAAGTTGGTGGAAATTACCACATGGAGAAAGAGGGCCTGAAAAGGAGCCTTGCAATGTTGGAGGAAAGTTGTGTGATCCTGGATTGTATAGTGGCAGATCGTCACCCACAGATCCAGAAATTCCTGAGGGCAAGCAACATCCTCCAGTTTTATGATGTTTGGCACATAGAGAAaggttgtttattttcattctgtgCAAACAATATGGAACACACACGAATTTGAACTATTTATTCGTCCAATAGTGATGCTATTGCTCTTTAACATTTTGCACAGCGCACATTCTACTCTTATAAAGACTTGGAGCAATACTTCTTTCTATTAGAATAAACAAAATCCAATATTAACTATCTGTTATTCTTTGTGTTTCTACATTACTAGGACTGTCCAAGAAGCTTGAGAAGGCTTCCAAAACCAAAGAATGTGAGCCGTTAAAGAAGTGGATGGGCAGTATTAAAAATCATGTCTATTGGACTGCAGCATCCTCTTCTTCTGGGCAAGAAAGAGTGGCAAAGTGGACTTCAATTCTGAATCATGTGCAAGACGTCCACACCCATGATGACCCTGTGTCTACATCCACAACATCTCACAAGGGACAAGGGCAAATGGTTAAGAGCTGGtatgttttatttctacacTTTAGTTTTGTAAATTTCAGTAAAGTAGACCATGaattagaaatgtatttaattttattggcttcttcatttttgatagtgtgatgattatttattatggGCCTAGCACTTGCATAATTATGTATTGACAAATATAGTTCTGTTCTTTCAGGGACCCCTGCTTTCTATCAATTGGAGAAGGCCTTAACCAACAAAAGAATACTTTGCACCAAAAAATTTGGTTTTCCCATTTATTGGAATGCTTTGCAGGTAAATAAGACTGTCTAAAAtcattcttgtgttttttgtaatgtgttgtAATTTCCAGTAATTTACTTTACAGACTCTACAGGTCTGCCGTGTATTTCTATGAGAATTCCAACCACCCCAAAAGACAACGGACGGTGAACCACTCTACAAGATCCACTTTCCGAAGTCGAG
This sequence is a window from Centropristis striata isolate RG_2023a ecotype Rhode Island chromosome 10, C.striata_1.0, whole genome shotgun sequence. Protein-coding genes within it:
- the LOC131978553 gene encoding trace amine-associated receptor 13c-like produces the protein MEVGDNWELCFPELGNISCWKPQSAWPETLLSFVLYSISVLTAVLNLLIIISVSHFRQLHTPTNILLLSLAVSDLLVGLLLMPVEAFQISSCWFLGDFLCSLYYYVSYIILSASVGDMVLISIDRHVAICDPLHYTTRITVNRVKVCVCLVWLCSFAYNSLFFNLDLIEKEIFVFCDGVCEALSDSSIADIDLVLNFIAPITVIIILYTRVFVVAVSQARAMRSHITAATKQISVTKTAKKSELKAARTLGVLVVVFLMCFCPFYCVNLAGYDFITHSTANFLAHLFFFNSCLNPVIYALFYPWFRKTVKLIVTLQILQPGSCEANIL